The Onthophagus taurus isolate NC chromosome 2, IU_Otau_3.0, whole genome shotgun sequence genome includes a window with the following:
- the LOC111413489 gene encoding mitoferrin-1: protein MNIDDYESLPTGNVFTHMTAGAIAGVMEHCIMYPLDSVKTRMQSLAPTNVRLGVSDTLLRMVKHEGLLRPVRGIHVMVVGAGPSHALYFSSYEYCKERLTHMTTNKNHHMFIHGISGTVATLLHDAIMTPAEVVKQRLQMLHSPYKSVLTAISRIYSTEGFPAFYRSYTTQLTMNIPFQSIHFMVYEFMQKRTNKEGIYNPKAHMVSGAAAGAVAAAVTTPLDVCKTLLNTQQVGATNGLVQAMKTVYRLGGPLAYFRGLQARVMFQVPSTAICWSTYEFFKYILGVTKMEKVEILEKLEKSSGNEILVGGPKCEKEAEKVSIKARELPAMAPSAHYGSLRFNTMHTQDSNYNRRKETILDITHT from the exons ATGAACATAGACGATTATGAAAGTCTACCGACCGGTAACGTTTTTACACACATGACGGCCGGTGCCATCGCGGGCGTTATGGAACATTGCATAATGTACCCTTTGGATTCCGTTAAA ACGCGGATGCAATCTTTAGCCCCAACGAACGTCCGGCTAGGAGTATCTGATACATTATTACGTATGGTAAAACATGAAGGGCTCCTGAGGCCTGTACGAGGAATTCACGTTATGGTTGTTGGGGCAGGACCTTCACATGCTCTCTATTTTAGCAGTTATGAATACTGTAAAGAACGATTAACTCATATGACGACGAATAAAAACCATCACATGTTCATCCacg GTATCTCAGGAACTGTAGCCACACTTTTACACGACGCTATTATGACACCTGCAGAAG tggtCAAACAACGTTTACAAATGCTTCACTCTCCATACAAATCAGTTTTAACAGCAATATCCCGAATTTATTCTACCGAAGGTTTTCCTGCCTTCTACCGTTCTTATACAACTCAATTAACAATGAACATCCCGTTCCAAAGCATTCACTTTATGGTATACGAATTCATGCAAAAAAGAACGAATAAAGAGGGAATTTACAACCCTAAAGCGCACATGGTTAGCGGTGCCGCTGCTGGAGCAGTAGCCGCGGCTGTTACTACGCCGTTAGATGTCTGCAAAACCCTTTTAAACACCCAACAAGTTGGCGCGACGAACGGTTTGGTACAAGCAATGAAAACTGTGTACCGATTGGGTGGCCCGTTGGCCTATTTCCGAGGATTGCAAGCGAGGGTTATGTTCCAAGTACCATCCACTGCAATTTGTTGGTCGACGtatgaatttttcaaatacataTTAGGTGTGACGAAAATGGAAAAAGTGGAGATATTGGAAAAACTAGAAAAGAGTAgtggaaatgaaattttggttGGAGGTCCAAAATGTGAGAAGGAAGCTGAAAAAGTTAGTATAAAAGCTAGAGAATTGCCGGCGATGGCCCCATCTGCACATTATGGATCTTTAAGATTTAATACAATGCATACGCAAGATTCAAATTATAATAGGAGAAAAGAAACCATTTTGGATATTACTCATACATAG
- the LOC111413501 gene encoding deleted in lung and esophageal cancer protein 1-like isoform X1 — MEPIPLIPKSTIKSNHDISHVIQETFQESFGKRDYPENIMKNLTKFNIESQDLKGTAECTQNIINKYNEKSDLITETERELMENHGIYLIGKEILNQDKLLTETLKLKRYSLLPDVSAFNQSGLIKQQSLLPNPVERAMDFQLNSNRHHCVTQCLCDSSVDIIKKAPKSRKQKPPSRKDLDVIFVANPTLISFFDYKLNVNYKRTLKIRNMTTKGRSITIKTLPKSNEFRISAETSPRVAPGMCAVYTVEYKTAIYKDLNESVKFNTFTGKDVTIKLQSWSNSPNLRIYVLKNTCNLTRDKNSTLCLSQSDFDIERTMALNSSIDCGCTLIGFEVKISLIIKNDGGLGKFFFLNEADWYHYSIFNINSSMELVSDAFKLYPVYFVVDTEEFVEIMINFYPKRYGLFAEMVYLLCNNNTCEELDFIGDGIYFEKNFITFHLKQKDADPFFLDIDSDYCLHVGKTLTCQTVKAQLKISNISPINLNYYWSIRKSSNPTVSDFKHLAFHWITIEDDTKSIPYYSSKEFSIRVQPETTVEGLYRVVLCLYIENIPEISLKDHQNFNVIERNDSKEDLKVLDVLVGEVELLLEIEPIGIIIEPNPIVVPNFKHTETILVLSQTCYNLQCQWKRHKSNRFTSIEPKVFELYDKMECTILINADGEFNDIEEQFLLSVDGGYKQQLRVLLTADAPKVAFDRPILNFGDLMINFSYEKCLFVENLSAESVFWEVYEENDFQNVIYPTEGVLKPYGKSQINFAPNTKVLGEFQSFLKLTTNFSHSNDFDSICNVTYNITQPDLLIHTNTSEFPILCPEDILFVGKPTQMHICIHNVGKVIAIFFFGTPTGGCVNDFEINLNPIVGIIKNGENIHVDVTIIPKSMGFYQDIYLPLFVLGLNKIILIRLMCLVGDVTVNIYLPYGNNDYSCILWPKIAIEEYPDVYVAEGPPDDIIKFQDFVEPECESYGGNFNEKISLPSFNPEEESIKYDYFNLLDGAPTTTEFSSSSETTTTTTYSTTTKTIKDRVLELFKGKANLQKYYIEFQAVPLRTPVKQTIKIENLTPGEGLVYMEAINFYPEFERMKNLNDVLAELKLAKSTVWDEIVTPEGIVVKIENQSKNLNSFEIIEFDVWVYATTWGYYLEEIVVDISEVLPFTFSVLIEVLGLPIEYPIGLNSIRKEPILRLGTLSYKSDDIQRRVKIVNTSVCAITITWNVFMKVEKKMKSISIALDLPLSDDLEGGCESKPKLVIFDQYLGKLNIKQFSVEPRVSTIPPHSFVYVTVTTNVNNFDEMYLDQSIHAHLVGIIKIPCEQRLHENLFVRPHGDELLPTKLKITLQISLPTIILDGFDDQKPIKMTTFASDVLHNEQFSTTRRLLLKNTSKSQALVYLDVDKPFKVEKIIAPNIISKTFKGTIPLHPEDTMEVFLSCFLCKRDILELVESLKLGSKGSDFSNIDYEENSLTISKDLFVFQRENLDKTIPLELKIFFPIFKAKPIHIQFGNVYIGNTAKQIVCIRNLTISPLSFNVYKTSKYPEFIIQPTNGILKPLTSGEEFVLSIFFTPTEPQTYLLWFAIETTLPHHFAVINVVGVGTYDENYYKPGLH, encoded by the exons ATGGAACCGATTCCTTTAATTCCCAAGAGTACCATCAAATCCAATCATGATATTTCCCACGTTATTCAAGAAACGTTTCAGGAAAGTTTTGGAAAAAGAGATTATCCTGAAAATATTATGAAGAATCtgactaaatttaatatagaaagTCAAGATTTAAAAGGAACTGCTGAATGTACACAAAAT ataattaataaatacaatgaAAAATCTGATTTAATAACAGAAACTGAACGTGAACTGATGGAAAATCATGGTATTTATTTAATCGGTAAAGAAATTCTAAACCAAGACAAACTTTTAAccgaaactttaaaattaaaacgatattCTTTACTTCCGGATGTTAGCGCTTTTAATCAATCTGGATTGATCAAGCAACAAAGTTTATTACCGAACCCAGTCGAAAGAGCAATGG aTTTTCAACTAAACTCAAATCGGCATCATTGTGTAACGCAATGTTTATGTGATTCAAGTGtagatataattaaaaaggcACCGAAAAGTCGCAAACAGAAACCACCATCTCGAAAAGATttagatgttatttttgtagcTAATCCAACATTAATAAGTTTCTTCGACTACAagttaaatgtaaattataaacgaactttaaaaattcgcaatATGACGACTAAAGGTCGTTCTATAACGATAAAAACCCTCCCAAAATCTAACGAATTCAGAATTTCTGCTGAAACATCTCCAAGAGTCGCTCCGGGAATGTGTGCCGTCTACACGGTTGAATACAAAACCGCAATTTACAAAGATTTAAATGAatcggttaaatttaatacttttaccGGAAAAGATGTCACCATTAAACTACAAAGTTGGAGTAATTCACCCAATTTAcgtatttatgttttaaaaaacacttgTAATTTAACTAGAGACAAAAATTCTACACTGTGTCTTTCTCAGAGTGATTTTGATATCGAAAGAACGATGGCTTTGAACTCTTCAATCGATTGTGGATGTACTTTAATCGGTTTCGAAgtaaaaattagtttaattattaaaaacgatGGCGGATTgggaaaatttttctttttaaatgaagCCGATTGGTATCACTATTCGATTTTT aaCATCAATAGTTCAATGGAATTGGTTTCGGATGCTTTTAAACTTTATccggtttattttgttgttgatactgaagaatttgttgaaattatgattaatttttaccCAAAACGTTATGGACTGTTTGCGGAAATGGTTTATTTACTTTGCAATAACAATACGTGTGAAGAATTGGATTTTATCGGTGATGGAAtttatttcgagaaaaattttattactttccat ttaaaacaaaaagatgcAGATCCATTTTTCTTGGATATCGATTCCGATTATTGTCTTCACGTTGGAAAAACCTTAACATGTCAAACTGTTAAAGcccaattaaaaatatcgaatATTAGCcctataaatttaaattattattggtcGATAAGAAAATCATCGAACCCAACAGTTTCCGATTTTAAACATTTAGCGTTTCATTGGATAACAATTGAAGATGACACAAAAAGTATTCCTTATTATAGTAGTAAAGAATTTTCGATTCGAGTTCAACCGGAAACAACCGTAGAAGGACTTTATAGAGTTGTTTTGTG tttgtatattgaaaatattcctGAAATAAGTCTTAAAgatcatcaaaattttaatgtcaTCGAAAGAAATGATTCAAAAGAAGATTTGAAg GTTCTTGACGTTTTAGTTGGTGAAGTAGAACTTTTATTAGAAATTGAACCAATCGGAATTATAATCGAACCAAATCCAATTGTAGTtcctaattttaaacacaCCGAAACCATTTTGGTTTTATCCCAAACATGTTACAATCTCCAATGCCAATGGAAGCGTCATAAATCAAACCGTTTTACTTCAATAGAACCgaaagtttttgaattatatgatAAAATGGAATGCACGATTCTAATTAATGCCGATGGGGAATTTAATGACATCgaagaacaattttt atTATCAGTAGATGGAGGTTATAAACAACAACTCCGTGTTCTATTAACCGCTGATGCTCCAAAAGTAGCGTTTGATCgaccaattttaaattttggcgatttaatgattaatttttcttacgaaaaatgtttatttgttgaaaatttaagTGCAGAATCGGTTTTTTGGGAAGTCTACGAAGAAAACGACtttcaaaatgtaatttatcCCACAGAGGGTGTTTTAAAACCGTATGGAAAATCCCAAATTAATTTCGCCCCAAATACAAAA GTTTTAGGTGaatttcaatcatttttaaaattaactacaAACTTCTCCCATTCGAATGATTTTGATTCGATTTGTAACGTAACTTATAATATAACCCAACCGGATCTTTTAATCCATACAAACACATCAGAATTTCCGATTTTATGCCCAGAAGATATTCTTTTTGTAGGAAAACCAACTCAAATGCACATCTGTATTCATAACGTCGGCAAAGTGATcgcaattttcttttttggaaCACCAACCGGGGGTTGCgtaaatgattttgaaattaatctaAATCCAATCGttggaattattaaaaatggtgAAAATATTCACGTTGATGTAACGATTATACCAAAATCAATGGGGTTTTATCAAGACATTTATTTACCGTTATTCGTTTtgggtttaaataaaataattttaattagacTAATGTGTTTAGTAGGAGATGTTACggttaatatttatttgcCGTACGGAAATAATGATTATAGTTGTATTTTATGGCCTAAAATTGCTATCGAGGAATATCCGGACGTTTATGTTGCGGAAGGACCACCTGATGACATCATCAAATTCCAAGATTTCGTCGAACCTGAATGCGAATCTTATGGTGGAAATTTTAACGAAAAGATTTCTTTACCTAGTTTTAATCCTGAAGAAGAATCAATTAAATAtgattactttaatttattagatgGAGCACCTACTACAACAGAATTTTCAAGTTCCAGTGAGACAACAACTACAACAACTTATAGTACCAccacaaaaacaattaaagatAGAGTTTTGGAATTGTTTAAAGGAAAGGctaatttgcaaaaatattatatCGAATTTCAAGCGGTCCCTTTAAGAACAC CGGttaaacaaacaattaaaatcgaaaatttaacTCCTGGTGAAGGATTAGTATACATGGAAgcgattaatttttatccaGAATTTGAAAGAATGAAAAATCTTAATGATGTGTTGGCTGAGTTGAAACTGGCTAAATCaa CTGTATGGGATGAGATTGTAACACCAGAGGGAATCGTTGTGAAAATAGAAAACCaatccaaaaatttaaattcgttCGAAATCATCGAATTTGACGTTTGGGTTTACGCAACAACTTGGGGTTATTATTTAGAAGAAATCGTTGTGGATATAAGTGAAGTATTACCGTTCACTTTTAGCGTTTTAATCGAAGTTCTTGGTTTGCCTATCGAATATCCAATTGGGTTAAATTCGATTCGAAAAGAACCAATTTTaag ATTGGGAACTTTATCATATAAATCAGACGATATTCAAAGGCGGGTGAAAATCGTAAATACAAGTGTTTGTGCGATAACTATAACATGGAACGTTTTTATGAaagttgaaaagaaaatgaaatcgaTTTCGATCGCCTTAGATTTACCTTTATCGGACGATTTAGAAGGTGGTTGCGAATCAAAACCGAAATTGGTGATTTTTGATCAATATCTAGGAAAACTAAATATCAAACAATTCAGT GTTGAACCAAGAGTGTCAACAATCCCGCCACATAGTTTTGTTTACGTCACCGTTACAACCAACGTGAATAACTTCGATGAAATGTACTTAGATCAATCAATTCATGCCCATTTAGTAGGTATAATCAAAATTCCTTGTGAACAAAG ATTacatgaaaatttatttgtaagaCCACACGGAGACGAATTACTAccgacaaaattaaaaataacacttCAAATTTCACTTCCAACGATAATATTAGACGGTTTTGATGATCAAAAACCAATAAAGATGACAACTTTCGCTTCGGATGTCTTGCATAACGAGCAATTTTCAACAACACGTCgattattacttaaaaatacCTCAAAATCGCAGGCTTTGGTTTATTTAGACGTTGATAAGccttttaaagttgaaaaaatcattGCACCTAACATAAtaagtaaaacttttaaaggAACCATACCTTTACACCCCGAAGATACCATGGAGGTGTTTCTGAGTTGTTTTTTGTGTAAAAGAGATATTTTGGAGTTGGTGGAAAGTTTAAAATTGGGCTCAAAAGGTTCCGATTTTTCCAACATCGATTATGAGGAAAATTCTTTAaccatttcaaaggatttgtttgtttttcaaCGCGAAAATTTAGATAAAACGATTCctttggaattgaaaatattttttcctatttttaaaGCGAAACCGATTCATATTCAATTTGGTAATGTGTATATTGGAAATACAGCCAAGCAAATTGTTTGTATACGAAATCTAacaa tatccCCACTTAGTTTTAACGTTTATAAAACCAGTAAATATCCTGAGTTTATTATACAACCAACTAATGGGATTTTGAAACCATTAACAAGCGGAGAAGAGTttgttttatcaattttttttactccAAC TGAACCTCAAACGTATCTGTTATGGTTTGCTATTGAAACGACTTTGCCGCATCATTTTGCTGTTATAAACGTGGTTGGGGTTGGAACTtatgatgaaaattattataaaccaGGGTTgcattaa
- the LOC111413501 gene encoding deleted in lung and esophageal cancer protein 1-like isoform X2 has product MEPIPLIPKSTIKSNHDISHVIQETFQESFGKRDYPENIMKNLTKFNIESQDLKGTAECTQNIINKYNEKSDLITETERELMENHGIYLIGKEILNQDKLLTETLKLKRYSLLPDVSAFNQSGLIKQQSLLPNPVERAMDFQLNSNRHHCVTQCLCDSSVDIIKKAPKSRKQKPPSRKDLDVIFVANPTLISFFDYKLNVNYKRTLKIRNMTTKGRSITIKTLPKSNEFRISAETSPRVAPGMCAVYTVEYKTAIYKDLNESVKFNTFTGKDVTIKLQSWSNSPNLRIYVLKNTCNLTRDKNSTLCLSQSDFDIERTMALNSSIDCGCTLIGFEVKISLIIKNDGGLGKFFFLNEADWYHYSIFNINSSMELVSDAFKLYPVYFVVDTEEFVEIMINFYPKRYGLFAEMVYLLCNNNTCEELDFIGDGIYFEKNFITFHLKQKDADPFFLDIDSDYCLHVGKTLTCQTVKAQLKISNISPINLNYYWSIRKSSNPTVSDFKHLAFHWITIEDDTKSIPYYSSKEFSIRVQPETTVEGLYRVVLCLYIENIPEISLKDHQNFNVIERNDSKEDLKVLDVLVGEVELLLEIEPIGIIIEPNPIVVPNFKHTETILVLSQTCYNLQCQWKRHKSNRFTSIEPKVFELYDKMECTILINADGEFNDIEEQFLLSVDGGYKQQLRVLLTADAPKVAFDRPILNFGDLMINFSYEKCLFVENLSAESVFWEVYEENDFQNVIYPTEGVLKPYGKSQINFAPNTKVLGEFQSFLKLTTNFSHSNDFDSICNVTYNITQPDLLIHTNTSEFPILCPEDILFVGKPTQMHICIHNVGKVIAIFFFGTPTGGCVNDFEINLNPIVGIIKNGENIHVDVTIIPKSMGFYQDIYLPLFVLGLNKIILIRLMCLVGDVTVNIYLPYGNNDYSCILWPKIAIEEYPDVYVAEGPPDDIIKFQDFVEPECESYGGNFNEKISLPSFNPEEESIKYDYFNLLDGAPTTTEFSSSSETTTTTTYSTTTKTIKDRVLELFKGKANLQKYYIEFQAVPLRTPVKQTIKIENLTPGEGLVYMEAINFYPEFERMKNLNDVLAELKLAKSTVWDEIVTPEGIVVKIENQSKNLNSFEIIEFDVWVYATTWGYYLEEIVVDISEVLPFTFSVLIEVLGLPIEYPIGLNSIRKEPILRLGTLSYKSDDIQRRVKIVNTSVCAITITWNVFMKVEKKMKSISIALDLPLSDDLEGGCESKPKLVIFDQYLGKLNIKQFSVEPRVSTIPPHSFVYVTVTTNVNNFDEMYLDQSIHAHLVGIIKIPCEQRLHENLFVRPHGDELLPTKLKITLQISLPTIILDGFDDQKPIKMTTFASDVLHNEQFSTTRRLLLKNTSKSQALVYLDVDKPFKVEKIIAPNIISKTFKGTIPLHPEDTMEVFLSCFLCKRDILELVESLKLGSKGSDFSNIDYEENSLTISKDLFVFQRENLDKTIPLELKIFFPIFKAKPIHIQFGNVYIGNTAKQIVCIRNLTISPLSFNVYKTSKYPEFIIQPTNGILKPLTSGEEFVLSIFFTPTNVFYPRTVFLLHLHLLLLLHTIHTSIINLMRLGTS; this is encoded by the exons ATGGAACCGATTCCTTTAATTCCCAAGAGTACCATCAAATCCAATCATGATATTTCCCACGTTATTCAAGAAACGTTTCAGGAAAGTTTTGGAAAAAGAGATTATCCTGAAAATATTATGAAGAATCtgactaaatttaatatagaaagTCAAGATTTAAAAGGAACTGCTGAATGTACACAAAAT ataattaataaatacaatgaAAAATCTGATTTAATAACAGAAACTGAACGTGAACTGATGGAAAATCATGGTATTTATTTAATCGGTAAAGAAATTCTAAACCAAGACAAACTTTTAAccgaaactttaaaattaaaacgatattCTTTACTTCCGGATGTTAGCGCTTTTAATCAATCTGGATTGATCAAGCAACAAAGTTTATTACCGAACCCAGTCGAAAGAGCAATGG aTTTTCAACTAAACTCAAATCGGCATCATTGTGTAACGCAATGTTTATGTGATTCAAGTGtagatataattaaaaaggcACCGAAAAGTCGCAAACAGAAACCACCATCTCGAAAAGATttagatgttatttttgtagcTAATCCAACATTAATAAGTTTCTTCGACTACAagttaaatgtaaattataaacgaactttaaaaattcgcaatATGACGACTAAAGGTCGTTCTATAACGATAAAAACCCTCCCAAAATCTAACGAATTCAGAATTTCTGCTGAAACATCTCCAAGAGTCGCTCCGGGAATGTGTGCCGTCTACACGGTTGAATACAAAACCGCAATTTACAAAGATTTAAATGAatcggttaaatttaatacttttaccGGAAAAGATGTCACCATTAAACTACAAAGTTGGAGTAATTCACCCAATTTAcgtatttatgttttaaaaaacacttgTAATTTAACTAGAGACAAAAATTCTACACTGTGTCTTTCTCAGAGTGATTTTGATATCGAAAGAACGATGGCTTTGAACTCTTCAATCGATTGTGGATGTACTTTAATCGGTTTCGAAgtaaaaattagtttaattattaaaaacgatGGCGGATTgggaaaatttttctttttaaatgaagCCGATTGGTATCACTATTCGATTTTT aaCATCAATAGTTCAATGGAATTGGTTTCGGATGCTTTTAAACTTTATccggtttattttgttgttgatactgaagaatttgttgaaattatgattaatttttaccCAAAACGTTATGGACTGTTTGCGGAAATGGTTTATTTACTTTGCAATAACAATACGTGTGAAGAATTGGATTTTATCGGTGATGGAAtttatttcgagaaaaattttattactttccat ttaaaacaaaaagatgcAGATCCATTTTTCTTGGATATCGATTCCGATTATTGTCTTCACGTTGGAAAAACCTTAACATGTCAAACTGTTAAAGcccaattaaaaatatcgaatATTAGCcctataaatttaaattattattggtcGATAAGAAAATCATCGAACCCAACAGTTTCCGATTTTAAACATTTAGCGTTTCATTGGATAACAATTGAAGATGACACAAAAAGTATTCCTTATTATAGTAGTAAAGAATTTTCGATTCGAGTTCAACCGGAAACAACCGTAGAAGGACTTTATAGAGTTGTTTTGTG tttgtatattgaaaatattcctGAAATAAGTCTTAAAgatcatcaaaattttaatgtcaTCGAAAGAAATGATTCAAAAGAAGATTTGAAg GTTCTTGACGTTTTAGTTGGTGAAGTAGAACTTTTATTAGAAATTGAACCAATCGGAATTATAATCGAACCAAATCCAATTGTAGTtcctaattttaaacacaCCGAAACCATTTTGGTTTTATCCCAAACATGTTACAATCTCCAATGCCAATGGAAGCGTCATAAATCAAACCGTTTTACTTCAATAGAACCgaaagtttttgaattatatgatAAAATGGAATGCACGATTCTAATTAATGCCGATGGGGAATTTAATGACATCgaagaacaattttt atTATCAGTAGATGGAGGTTATAAACAACAACTCCGTGTTCTATTAACCGCTGATGCTCCAAAAGTAGCGTTTGATCgaccaattttaaattttggcgatttaatgattaatttttcttacgaaaaatgtttatttgttgaaaatttaagTGCAGAATCGGTTTTTTGGGAAGTCTACGAAGAAAACGACtttcaaaatgtaatttatcCCACAGAGGGTGTTTTAAAACCGTATGGAAAATCCCAAATTAATTTCGCCCCAAATACAAAA GTTTTAGGTGaatttcaatcatttttaaaattaactacaAACTTCTCCCATTCGAATGATTTTGATTCGATTTGTAACGTAACTTATAATATAACCCAACCGGATCTTTTAATCCATACAAACACATCAGAATTTCCGATTTTATGCCCAGAAGATATTCTTTTTGTAGGAAAACCAACTCAAATGCACATCTGTATTCATAACGTCGGCAAAGTGATcgcaattttcttttttggaaCACCAACCGGGGGTTGCgtaaatgattttgaaattaatctaAATCCAATCGttggaattattaaaaatggtgAAAATATTCACGTTGATGTAACGATTATACCAAAATCAATGGGGTTTTATCAAGACATTTATTTACCGTTATTCGTTTtgggtttaaataaaataattttaattagacTAATGTGTTTAGTAGGAGATGTTACggttaatatttatttgcCGTACGGAAATAATGATTATAGTTGTATTTTATGGCCTAAAATTGCTATCGAGGAATATCCGGACGTTTATGTTGCGGAAGGACCACCTGATGACATCATCAAATTCCAAGATTTCGTCGAACCTGAATGCGAATCTTATGGTGGAAATTTTAACGAAAAGATTTCTTTACCTAGTTTTAATCCTGAAGAAGAATCAATTAAATAtgattactttaatttattagatgGAGCACCTACTACAACAGAATTTTCAAGTTCCAGTGAGACAACAACTACAACAACTTATAGTACCAccacaaaaacaattaaagatAGAGTTTTGGAATTGTTTAAAGGAAAGGctaatttgcaaaaatattatatCGAATTTCAAGCGGTCCCTTTAAGAACAC CGGttaaacaaacaattaaaatcgaaaatttaacTCCTGGTGAAGGATTAGTATACATGGAAgcgattaatttttatccaGAATTTGAAAGAATGAAAAATCTTAATGATGTGTTGGCTGAGTTGAAACTGGCTAAATCaa CTGTATGGGATGAGATTGTAACACCAGAGGGAATCGTTGTGAAAATAGAAAACCaatccaaaaatttaaattcgttCGAAATCATCGAATTTGACGTTTGGGTTTACGCAACAACTTGGGGTTATTATTTAGAAGAAATCGTTGTGGATATAAGTGAAGTATTACCGTTCACTTTTAGCGTTTTAATCGAAGTTCTTGGTTTGCCTATCGAATATCCAATTGGGTTAAATTCGATTCGAAAAGAACCAATTTTaag ATTGGGAACTTTATCATATAAATCAGACGATATTCAAAGGCGGGTGAAAATCGTAAATACAAGTGTTTGTGCGATAACTATAACATGGAACGTTTTTATGAaagttgaaaagaaaatgaaatcgaTTTCGATCGCCTTAGATTTACCTTTATCGGACGATTTAGAAGGTGGTTGCGAATCAAAACCGAAATTGGTGATTTTTGATCAATATCTAGGAAAACTAAATATCAAACAATTCAGT GTTGAACCAAGAGTGTCAACAATCCCGCCACATAGTTTTGTTTACGTCACCGTTACAACCAACGTGAATAACTTCGATGAAATGTACTTAGATCAATCAATTCATGCCCATTTAGTAGGTATAATCAAAATTCCTTGTGAACAAAG ATTacatgaaaatttatttgtaagaCCACACGGAGACGAATTACTAccgacaaaattaaaaataacacttCAAATTTCACTTCCAACGATAATATTAGACGGTTTTGATGATCAAAAACCAATAAAGATGACAACTTTCGCTTCGGATGTCTTGCATAACGAGCAATTTTCAACAACACGTCgattattacttaaaaatacCTCAAAATCGCAGGCTTTGGTTTATTTAGACGTTGATAAGccttttaaagttgaaaaaatcattGCACCTAACATAAtaagtaaaacttttaaaggAACCATACCTTTACACCCCGAAGATACCATGGAGGTGTTTCTGAGTTGTTTTTTGTGTAAAAGAGATATTTTGGAGTTGGTGGAAAGTTTAAAATTGGGCTCAAAAGGTTCCGATTTTTCCAACATCGATTATGAGGAAAATTCTTTAaccatttcaaaggatttgtttgtttttcaaCGCGAAAATTTAGATAAAACGATTCctttggaattgaaaatattttttcctatttttaaaGCGAAACCGATTCATATTCAATTTGGTAATGTGTATATTGGAAATACAGCCAAGCAAATTGTTTGTATACGAAATCTAacaa tatccCCACTTAGTTTTAACGTTTATAAAACCAGTAAATATCCTGAGTTTATTATACAACCAACTAATGGGATTTTGAAACCATTAACAAGCGGAGAAGAGTttgttttatcaattttttttactccAAC AAACGTTTTTTACCCACGTACTGTCTTCTTACTACACCTACACCTACTCCTGCTACTTCACACTATACACACCTCAATTATAAATCTAATGAGACTTGGAACCAGTTGA